The Candidatus Arthromitus sp. SFB-mouse-Japan genome includes a region encoding these proteins:
- the rplF gene encoding 50S ribosomal protein L6, which produces MSRVGRLPIILPEGTLVNIDSNNFITVQGKKGKLEKQMSSDIIIRQEESQIFVERKNETKKQKQLHGLTRALIFNMVKGVSEGYSKTLELNGVGYRAQLKGKNIVMNLGYSHPVEINSVDGIIFEVPNQTQIIVSGIDKQLVGEVAAKIRQWRKPEPYKGKGIKYSDEIIRRKEGKTGKK; this is translated from the coding sequence ATGTCTAGAGTGGGTAGATTACCTATTATTTTGCCTGAAGGCACTTTGGTTAATATAGATTCAAATAATTTTATTACAGTACAAGGTAAAAAAGGTAAATTAGAGAAACAAATGTCTAGCGATATAATTATAAGACAGGAAGAAAGTCAGATATTTGTTGAAAGAAAAAATGAGACAAAAAAACAAAAACAATTACATGGTTTAACTAGGGCTTTGATTTTTAATATGGTTAAAGGTGTATCTGAGGGATATAGTAAGACTTTAGAACTTAACGGTGTTGGATATAGAGCTCAACTAAAGGGGAAGAATATAGTCATGAATTTAGGTTATTCTCATCCTGTGGAAATTAACAGTGTAGATGGAATTATTTTTGAGGTACCAAATCAAACTCAAATAATTGTTAGTGGTATTGATAAACAGTTAGTTGGGGAAGTAGCAGCTAAAATTAGACAATGGAGAAAACCTGAACCTTATAAAGGAAAAGGGATTAAATATTCTGATGAAATTATAAGGAGAAAAGAAGGGAAGACAGGTAAAAAATAA
- the rpsH gene encoding 30S ribosomal protein S8, with translation MVMTDPIADLLTRIRNANMARHETLEVPMSKVKKEILKILLNEGYIKSYEDYDDGVVPMCKISLKYGKNREKVIVGLKRISRPGLRVYCKKDNIPRVLSGLGVAIISTSKGMMVDREARKQGLGGEVICYVW, from the coding sequence ATGGTAATGACAGATCCAATCGCAGATTTATTGACTAGGATAAGAAATGCTAATATGGCAAGGCATGAAACTTTAGAAGTTCCTATGTCTAAGGTAAAAAAAGAAATTTTGAAGATTTTATTGAATGAAGGATATATAAAGTCGTATGAAGATTATGATGATGGAGTAGTTCCAATGTGTAAAATATCTTTAAAATATGGAAAAAACAGAGAAAAGGTAATAGTGGGTTTAAAGAGAATTTCAAGACCTGGTTTAAGAGTTTATTGCAAAAAAGATAATATACCAAGAGTATTAAGTGGATTAGGGGTAGCTATAATTTCAACATCTAAAGGCATGATGGTTGATCGTGAGGCTAGAAAACAAGGATTAGGTGGAGAAGTTATCTGTTATGTTTGGTAA
- a CDS encoding type Z 30S ribosomal protein S14, protein MARKAMIEKWKKMAKYKTRVYTRCSLCGRPHAVLRKFGICRICFRELAYKGQIPGCTKSSW, encoded by the coding sequence GTGGCACGTAAAGCAATGATTGAGAAATGGAAGAAAATGGCTAAATATAAAACAAGAGTTTATACTAGGTGTAGTTTATGTGGTAGACCACATGCGGTGTTAAGGAAATTTGGTATTTGTAGAATTTGCTTTAGAGAATTGGCTTATAAGGGGCAAATTCCTGGATGTACAAAATCAAGTTGGTAA